In Humulus lupulus chromosome 7, drHumLupu1.1, whole genome shotgun sequence, the following are encoded in one genomic region:
- the LOC133792104 gene encoding uncharacterized mitochondrial protein AtMg00810-like, which produces MDSIKEMLAKEFEVKDFGILRYFLGMEFARSKRGIFVSQRIYALEPLKETVMLGSKPSKTIIELRDKRKMFEGSLADKWSYQQLIGKLIYLSHTRANIAFAVSLVSQYMHDPCQGHLDISMQFGSCTLLWGNLVKWWSKKQIVFTRSSPEAEYRAMAHGVCETIWIKNL; this is translated from the exons ATGGATTCTATCAAAGAAATGCTAGCAAAAGAGTTTGAAGTCAAGGATTTTGGCATACTAAGGTATTTCTTGGGAATGGAATTTGCTAGAAGCAAAAGAGGAATTTTTGTGTCCCAAAGGATATATGCTCTTGAACCTTTGAAAGAGACAGTAATGCTTGGTAGTAAGCCTAGCAAGACTATAATCGAGCTCAGAGATAAAAGGAAAATGTTTGAAGGAAGTCTAGCTGACAAATGGAGCTACCAACAGCTAATAGGAAAGCTAATCTACCTTTCACATACTAGAGCTAACATTGCTTTTGCAGTAAGCCTAGTCAGTCAATATATGCATGATCCCTGTCAAGGACATCTTGACATCTCAATGCA ATTTGGCTCTTGTACTCTTTTATGGGGTAATTTGGTAAAATGGTGGAGTAAAAAGCAAATAGTTTTCACAAGGAGCAGTCCAGAAGCAGAGTATAGAGCCATGGCCCATGGAGTGTGTGAAACAATATGGATCAAAAATCTATGA